The Fusobacterium necrophorum subsp. necrophorum genome has a window encoding:
- the raiA gene encoding ribosome-associated translation inhibitor RaiA: MKLSIQGKRLVLTDAIKAYAERKFEKVEKFHDGILEINVTLSAVKLKTGNYHSAEVLAYLSGKTLKATSTEEDLYFAIDQAADALEVQLKKHKDKNKRANSQKGGKSWKFDPESGIVTNQEERRMVKVMLPKKPMNMEEALLQLEVLDKQFFAFKSLETGKMSIVYKRKDGDYGYIIDEE; the protein is encoded by the coding sequence ATGAAATTATCAATTCAAGGAAAACGATTAGTATTAACAGATGCAATCAAGGCTTATGCAGAACGAAAGTTTGAAAAAGTAGAGAAGTTTCATGATGGAATTTTAGAGATTAATGTCACCTTATCAGCTGTGAAATTAAAAACAGGAAATTATCACAGTGCAGAAGTATTGGCTTATTTGAGCGGAAAAACATTGAAGGCAACTTCTACTGAAGAAGATTTATATTTCGCCATTGATCAAGCGGCAGATGCTTTGGAAGTTCAATTAAAAAAGCATAAGGATAAAAACAAACGAGCAAATTCTCAAAAGGGAGGAAAAAGTTGGAAATTTGATCCGGAAAGCGGTATCGTGACAAATCAAGAAGAAAGACGAATGGTAAAAGTAATGTTGCCAAAAAAACCGATGAATATGGAAGAAGCCTTATTGCAACTTGAGGTTTTGGATAAACAATTCTTTGCTTTCAAGTCTTTGGAAACAGGAAAAATGTCTATCGTTTATAAGAGAAAAGATGGAGATTATGGATATATTATAGACGAGGAATAG
- a CDS encoding Tex family protein produces the protein MNNIFSKVAKELSLQENQVESTVKLLDEGATVPFISRYRKEITGNLDEVQITIILEKVQYLRNLEKRKEEVLRLIEEQGKLTEELVQAIGAAEKLQEVEDIYFPYRKKKKTKADIAMEKGLEALADFFLVAHNVEEIEGKAEEFLTEEVPNIEEAIEGATLIWAQRISEKAEYRERIREILLKYGQMGSKESRKAKELDEKGVYQDYYDYTEALSKIPSHRILAVNRGEKEGILSVSLFLEEKEKKHVDNLLLRSFSKEEALQELFVGVVHDSFDRLLFPSVEREVRNILTDKAEEDAILVFRENLKNLLLQAPLHEKTILALDPGYRTGCKVVILDKHGFYQENDVFFLVEGMHHEKQLETARKKVLHYIKKYGIDLVVIGNGTASRETESFIAKLIREENVTINYLIANEAGASVYSASKLAAEEFPDLDVTVRGAISIGRRIQDPLAELVKIDPKSIGVGMYQHDVNQGRLDESLDQVITTVVNSVGANLNTASWALLSHISGIKKSVAKNIVDYRKEHGNFTKRETLLKVKGLGPKAYEQMAGFLVIPEGENILDNTIIHPESYHIAEKMLEEIGCTLEEYDKKLAETREKLKSLKVEKFAEKYDFGLETCKDVYEALRKDRRDPRENFQKPLLKSDILSIDHLSVGMELEGTVRNVVKFGAFVDIGLKNDALLHISSISDEFVSDPSKVLSVGQIIKVRIKEIDKERGRVGLTRKKEL, from the coding sequence ATGAATAATATTTTTAGTAAAGTTGCAAAAGAACTTTCTCTTCAAGAAAATCAAGTGGAAAGTACAGTAAAATTATTGGATGAGGGGGCAACGGTACCCTTTATCTCAAGATACCGAAAAGAAATCACAGGAAATTTGGACGAAGTGCAAATTACAATCATTTTAGAAAAGGTTCAATATTTGAGAAATTTAGAGAAAAGAAAAGAAGAAGTTCTACGCTTGATAGAAGAACAAGGAAAACTAACCGAAGAATTGGTACAGGCGATTGGAGCGGCGGAAAAATTACAAGAAGTGGAAGATATTTATTTTCCTTATCGAAAGAAAAAGAAAACCAAAGCGGACATAGCGATGGAAAAAGGCTTGGAAGCTTTGGCGGATTTTTTTCTTGTGGCTCATAATGTTGAAGAAATAGAAGGGAAGGCGGAAGAATTTCTGACAGAAGAAGTGCCAAATATAGAAGAGGCTATCGAGGGAGCAACGTTAATTTGGGCACAACGAATTTCCGAAAAGGCGGAATACCGAGAAAGAATTCGAGAAATTTTACTGAAGTACGGTCAAATGGGTTCCAAAGAATCCAGAAAAGCAAAGGAATTGGATGAAAAGGGAGTGTATCAAGATTATTATGACTATACGGAAGCTTTGTCAAAAATTCCTTCTCATAGGATTTTAGCGGTCAATCGTGGAGAAAAAGAGGGAATCTTATCAGTAAGTTTATTCTTGGAAGAAAAAGAAAAAAAACATGTGGACAATTTGCTCTTGAGGAGTTTTAGCAAAGAAGAAGCTTTACAGGAGTTGTTTGTCGGTGTTGTTCATGATTCTTTTGATCGTTTATTATTTCCGTCTGTAGAAAGAGAAGTGCGAAATATTTTGACAGACAAGGCAGAAGAGGACGCAATATTGGTGTTTCGAGAAAATTTAAAAAATTTACTCTTACAAGCTCCCTTGCATGAAAAAACAATTTTAGCCTTGGATCCGGGATATCGAACCGGATGTAAGGTTGTTATCTTGGATAAGCATGGTTTTTATCAAGAAAATGATGTTTTTTTCTTGGTGGAAGGGATGCACCATGAAAAGCAATTGGAGACTGCTCGAAAGAAAGTGCTGCACTATATTAAAAAGTATGGAATTGATTTGGTGGTCATTGGGAACGGAACAGCTTCTCGAGAAACCGAGTCCTTCATCGCAAAATTGATACGGGAAGAAAATGTAACAATAAACTATTTGATTGCAAATGAAGCGGGAGCTTCCGTGTATTCCGCTTCAAAATTGGCAGCAGAAGAATTTCCGGATTTGGATGTGACTGTTCGTGGAGCTATTTCCATCGGACGAAGAATTCAAGATCCTTTGGCGGAACTTGTCAAAATTGATCCGAAATCCATTGGGGTAGGAATGTATCAGCATGATGTCAATCAGGGACGATTGGACGAGTCTTTGGATCAGGTCATCACAACGGTAGTGAACAGTGTGGGAGCAAATTTAAATACGGCATCATGGGCTTTGCTATCTCATATTTCAGGGATTAAAAAGAGCGTTGCTAAAAATATTGTGGACTATCGAAAGGAACATGGAAATTTTACTAAACGGGAAACTTTGTTAAAAGTAAAGGGCTTGGGTCCGAAAGCCTATGAACAAATGGCAGGATTTCTAGTTATTCCGGAGGGAGAAAATATTTTAGATAATACGATTATTCACCCGGAATCTTATCACATTGCGGAAAAAATGTTAGAAGAAATTGGATGTACTTTAGAAGAATATGATAAAAAATTGGCGGAAACTCGTGAGAAATTAAAAAGTCTCAAAGTAGAGAAATTTGCGGAAAAATATGACTTCGGTTTAGAAACTTGTAAAGATGTGTACGAAGCTCTACGAAAAGACAGACGGGATCCGAGAGAGAATTTTCAAAAACCGCTTTTAAAGTCTGATATTTTAAGTATTGATCATTTAAGCGTGGGAATGGAATTGGAGGGAACGGTTCGAAATGTCGTAAAGTTTGGAGCCTTTGTGGATATTGGTTTGAAAAATGATGCTTTACTTCATATTTCCTCCATTTCAGATGAGTTTGTAAGTGATCCGAGCAAAGTATTGTCGGTAGGACAAATTATTAAGGTAAGAATCAAAGAAATTGATAAAGAAAGAGGAAGAGTTGGATTAACACGAAAAAAGGAGTTATAG
- a CDS encoding ATP-binding protein: MQIKRDSLLLRIIFYNDIAIIFTSLALALVFSLMVFSSMEQRLADTAREKVFLLYKAYLMEAKDSRETFRMVTNSVFQLAGTGIIKNNRVYYDQIAKNISHELMKHSYETYSNSFVTLVNAEGILLGSNRSERHYQMLGKSFIQEWENSKYDRKDIFFYKKDKQLFFRFIQSFYEAQLHDNVFVILDLPVSSYSIGNLREFIGMNEEDKILISVAGHYQYGDLDYETGGELLDSFQITRFAPEGFEYFFNQKEINKHAYYMAFYKLRDINAKYIASLGVAISKEKFLTTKYMMSALMIFMVSILIVISTTVCTKLFAKLLQPLTAVLDAVYDIGRGNYKINLEEDAVYEIRNLSNAMEKLARNISLKENQLKLHNDSLEKNLNRIDAIQKILMGVNLEQDFRVGMKGFLSALTSEAGLGYSRAIYLEYDREKNILQAKNFALNSSLVAECLEDREKLKVFSFQLHEMDKILPLLKVSCDSGNYLGKSLNENRILYENDKAYRFPFGNDLFHSLGISHFIILPLYRSENVKSCILIDYYIREREITQEEIELLTLLLLNLNIQLKNKEAEDRKLHLERTSTMEKMSVHFMKGREKLFSRIESLVDKVEKNDYNKKITLEEIERLKKDFHKIKFDHAILEEYSNFSKKHFEMISVEEFMKELSNYVEPYMNKYEINFSQFISCSGYFYADKSKLLKALIELLKNSSEAILTRNRLDKKINIVAIEDKKSNQILINIMDNGIGMYPEQVKEINKALESYRETTAMGLGLAIVSMVVHEHKGSISLTSKLDEGTDVKIILNIYKGEQYE; the protein is encoded by the coding sequence ATGCAAATAAAAAGAGATTCTCTTTTGCTACGAATTATATTCTATAATGATATTGCCATTATTTTTACTTCCTTAGCTTTGGCTCTTGTATTCAGTTTAATGGTATTCAGCAGCATGGAGCAAAGACTTGCCGATACCGCAAGAGAAAAGGTATTTCTTTTGTACAAAGCCTATTTAATGGAGGCAAAAGATAGTCGTGAAACATTTCGCATGGTAACAAATTCTGTATTTCAATTGGCAGGAACAGGGATTATAAAAAATAATCGAGTATATTATGATCAGATTGCAAAAAATATCAGCCATGAGTTGATGAAACATTCGTATGAAACCTATTCCAATAGTTTCGTTACTTTGGTCAATGCAGAGGGAATTCTTTTGGGGAGCAATCGTTCTGAACGCCATTACCAGATGTTAGGAAAAAGTTTTATACAGGAATGGGAAAATTCCAAATACGATAGAAAGGACATTTTCTTTTATAAGAAAGATAAGCAGCTTTTTTTTCGATTTATTCAAAGTTTTTATGAGGCTCAACTTCATGATAATGTTTTTGTGATTTTAGATTTACCGGTGTCTTCCTATTCCATTGGGAATTTACGAGAATTTATAGGAATGAACGAAGAAGATAAGATTTTGATTTCCGTGGCAGGACATTATCAATATGGAGATTTGGACTACGAAACAGGAGGAGAATTGCTGGATTCTTTCCAAATTACTCGTTTTGCTCCGGAAGGATTTGAGTATTTTTTCAATCAAAAAGAGATTAACAAGCATGCCTATTATATGGCTTTTTATAAATTGCGAGATATCAATGCAAAGTATATTGCCAGTCTTGGAGTGGCTATCTCAAAAGAGAAATTTTTAACGACGAAGTATATGATGTCCGCTTTGATGATTTTTATGGTTTCTATTTTAATCGTGATCAGTACGACAGTTTGTACTAAACTATTTGCCAAATTATTACAACCTCTAACGGCTGTTTTGGATGCTGTCTATGACATTGGGAGAGGAAATTATAAAATCAATTTGGAAGAGGATGCGGTATATGAAATTCGGAATTTATCCAATGCTATGGAAAAATTGGCAAGAAATATTTCCTTGAAAGAAAATCAGTTGAAGTTACACAATGATTCTTTGGAGAAAAACTTAAACCGAATTGATGCCATTCAGAAGATTTTAATGGGAGTAAATTTGGAGCAGGATTTTCGTGTTGGAATGAAAGGATTTTTATCCGCCTTGACCTCAGAGGCAGGTTTGGGATATAGTCGAGCCATTTATTTGGAATATGATAGGGAAAAAAATATATTACAGGCGAAAAATTTTGCTTTAAATAGTAGTTTAGTTGCAGAATGTTTAGAGGATAGAGAAAAATTGAAAGTGTTTTCCTTTCAGCTACACGAAATGGATAAGATTTTGCCTCTCTTAAAAGTTTCCTGTGATAGTGGCAATTATTTAGGAAAGAGCTTAAATGAAAATAGAATTTTATATGAAAATGATAAGGCATATCGTTTTCCATTCGGAAATGATTTATTCCACAGCTTAGGAATCAGTCATTTCATTATTTTGCCTTTATATCGGAGTGAAAATGTCAAGTCCTGTATTTTGATTGATTATTACATTCGAGAGCGAGAAATTACGCAGGAAGAAATTGAATTGCTCACTCTCTTATTGCTAAATTTGAATATCCAATTGAAGAATAAAGAGGCGGAAGATCGAAAATTACATTTGGAACGTACTTCTACGATGGAAAAAATGAGTGTGCATTTTATGAAAGGACGAGAAAAGTTGTTCTCTCGAATTGAGAGCTTAGTTGACAAAGTGGAAAAGAATGATTATAATAAAAAAATTACTTTAGAAGAAATAGAAAGGTTAAAAAAAGACTTTCATAAGATAAAATTTGACCATGCTATTTTGGAAGAATATTCTAATTTTTCGAAAAAGCATTTCGAGATGATTTCCGTGGAAGAATTTATGAAAGAGTTGTCAAACTATGTAGAACCTTATATGAATAAATATGAGATTAACTTCTCTCAATTTATTAGTTGCAGCGGATATTTTTATGCTGATAAGAGTAAATTATTGAAAGCTTTGATTGAACTTTTAAAAAATTCTTCGGAAGCGATTTTAACTCGAAATCGTTTAGATAAAAAAATCAATATTGTGGCAATTGAAGATAAAAAATCCAACCAAATTTTAATCAATATTATGGATAATGGGATTGGAATGTATCCGGAGCAGGTAAAGGAAATCAATAAGGCGCTGGAAAGTTATCGTGAAACCACGGCAATGGGTCTGGGTCTTGCCATTGTATCTATGGTCGTTCATGAACATAAGGGAAGTATTTCTTTGACTTCCAAATTAGATGAGGGAACAGATGTTAAAATTATTTTAAATATATACAAGGGGGAACAATATGAGTGA
- the ileS gene encoding isoleucine--tRNA ligase yields MSEKDYAETLHLPKTSFQMKGNLPNKEPNYIKKWEEHKIYEKGLAKGKESFILHDGPPYANGNTHIGHALNKILKDIIIKYKTLQGYKAPYIPGWDTHGLPIELKVMEKLGSKAKDMTALEIRKLCKEYALRWVDVQREEFIRMGVIGKWEDPYLTLKPQFEAKQLQIFGELYANGYIFKGLKPIYWSPVTETALAEAEIEYHDHTSPSIYVKMKANADLLEKISFPEEAYVVIWTTTPWTLPANVAISLNPEFEYGVYKTEKGNLILGKELAETAFAEMGIEAPELLKEFKGSVLEMTSYQHPFLDRTGYIILGTHVTADAGTGCVHTAPGHGQEDYVVGCRYNMPIVSPINYKGYLTEEAGPLFAGLFYEKANKAIIEHLTEIGLLLKMKEITHSYPHDWRSKTPVIFRATEQWFVKAEGSDLREKALKALDEVEFIPAWGRNRIGSMLETRPDWCISRQRIWGVPIPVFYKEETGEEIFNQDILNHVITFVEREGSDAWLLHTPEELIGEENLKKYHLEGVSLRKETNIMDVWFDSGSSHRAVLETWEGLHWPADLYLEGSDQHRGWFQTSLLTSVGSRGTAPFKKILTHGFVNDGKGEKMSKSKGNVVAPEKIIKQYGADILRLWCASVDYREDVKISDNIVKQMAETYRRVRNTARYILGNSYGFDPKKDAVPYQDLLEIDKWALHKLEMLKKSVGESYEKYEFYNVFQEIHYFAGIDMSAFYLDIIKDRLYTEKEDSLARRSAQTVMIEILMTLVKMIAPILSFTAEEIWEHLPETLRDQESVLLTDWYVMKEEHINEKVAEKWAKIQKIRKDANKLLEKARQGENRIIGNSLDAKLQCYTENTDLKTFLQENQEALEMALIVSQIEILTEKTEAFSAGEEYKDLFLQVLHADGEKCDRCWKYSTELGSVEGHPHICPRCSSVVE; encoded by the coding sequence ATGAGTGAGAAAGATTATGCAGAAACACTGCATCTTCCAAAGACGAGCTTTCAGATGAAAGGAAATCTTCCAAACAAGGAACCGAATTATATTAAAAAATGGGAAGAGCATAAAATTTATGAAAAAGGATTGGCAAAGGGAAAGGAAAGTTTTATTTTGCACGACGGACCGCCTTATGCCAATGGAAATACACATATTGGACATGCTTTGAATAAAATTTTAAAAGATATTATTATCAAATACAAAACATTACAAGGTTATAAAGCACCCTACATTCCGGGTTGGGATACTCATGGACTTCCTATTGAATTAAAAGTGATGGAAAAATTAGGTTCCAAAGCAAAAGATATGACCGCTTTGGAAATTCGAAAATTATGTAAAGAGTATGCTCTACGATGGGTGGATGTTCAAAGAGAGGAATTTATTCGAATGGGAGTCATCGGAAAATGGGAAGATCCTTATTTGACACTAAAGCCTCAATTTGAAGCGAAACAACTTCAAATTTTTGGAGAATTGTATGCAAATGGATATATTTTCAAAGGATTAAAACCAATCTATTGGTCCCCGGTAACGGAAACTGCTTTGGCGGAAGCTGAAATTGAATATCATGACCATACTTCTCCATCGATTTATGTAAAAATGAAAGCAAATGCAGACTTATTAGAAAAAATTTCTTTTCCGGAAGAAGCCTATGTGGTGATTTGGACCACAACTCCATGGACTTTACCGGCGAATGTGGCAATTTCTTTAAATCCGGAATTTGAGTATGGAGTATATAAAACAGAGAAAGGAAATTTAATTCTGGGAAAAGAATTGGCGGAAACCGCTTTTGCGGAAATGGGAATCGAAGCTCCGGAATTGTTAAAGGAATTTAAAGGTTCCGTCTTGGAAATGACAAGTTATCAACATCCGTTTTTGGACAGAACGGGATATATTATCTTGGGAACTCACGTAACTGCCGATGCGGGAACAGGTTGCGTTCATACGGCACCGGGACATGGACAGGAAGACTATGTGGTGGGATGTCGATACAATATGCCAATTGTTTCTCCTATCAACTACAAAGGATATTTAACAGAAGAAGCAGGTCCTCTTTTTGCAGGATTATTTTATGAAAAGGCAAATAAGGCAATCATTGAACATCTGACAGAAATCGGACTGTTATTAAAAATGAAAGAAATTACTCACTCCTATCCACACGATTGGAGATCCAAGACTCCGGTGATTTTCCGTGCAACGGAACAATGGTTTGTCAAAGCGGAAGGTTCCGATTTGCGAGAGAAAGCTTTAAAAGCCTTAGATGAGGTGGAATTTATTCCTGCTTGGGGAAGAAATCGAATCGGGTCTATGTTGGAAACAAGACCGGATTGGTGTATTTCCCGTCAAAGAATTTGGGGAGTGCCGATTCCGGTTTTTTATAAGGAGGAAACAGGGGAAGAAATTTTTAATCAGGATATTTTAAATCATGTGATTACTTTTGTGGAAAGAGAGGGAAGTGATGCATGGTTGTTACATACTCCGGAAGAACTGATTGGAGAAGAAAATTTAAAAAAATATCACTTGGAAGGAGTTTCTTTACGAAAAGAAACGAATATTATGGACGTTTGGTTTGATTCCGGAAGTTCTCATCGAGCGGTTTTAGAAACTTGGGAAGGATTGCATTGGCCTGCTGATTTATATTTGGAAGGTTCCGACCAACACAGAGGATGGTTCCAAACTTCTTTATTGACTTCCGTCGGTTCGAGAGGGACAGCTCCTTTTAAAAAGATTTTGACACACGGATTTGTCAATGACGGAAAAGGGGAAAAAATGTCAAAATCGAAAGGAAATGTCGTAGCACCTGAAAAAATTATCAAACAATATGGGGCGGATATTTTAAGACTTTGGTGTGCTTCCGTTGATTATCGGGAAGATGTAAAAATTTCCGATAACATCGTAAAACAAATGGCGGAAACGTACAGAAGAGTAAGAAACACGGCAAGATATATTTTAGGAAACAGCTATGGTTTTGATCCGAAAAAAGATGCTGTTCCCTATCAGGATTTATTGGAAATTGATAAGTGGGCTTTGCATAAGTTGGAAATGTTAAAGAAGAGTGTGGGAGAAAGTTATGAAAAATATGAATTCTATAATGTTTTCCAAGAAATTCATTACTTTGCCGGAATTGATATGTCCGCTTTCTATTTGGATATTATCAAGGATAGACTGTACACGGAAAAAGAAGACTCTCTTGCAAGAAGATCGGCACAAACGGTAATGATTGAAATTTTAATGACTTTGGTAAAAATGATTGCTCCGATTCTTTCCTTTACAGCGGAAGAAATTTGGGAACATTTACCGGAAACTCTACGAGATCAGGAGTCCGTATTGTTAACAGATTGGTATGTGATGAAAGAAGAGCATATCAATGAAAAGGTTGCGGAAAAATGGGCAAAGATTCAAAAAATTAGAAAAGATGCCAATAAATTATTGGAAAAAGCAAGACAAGGAGAAAATAGAATTATCGGAAACTCTTTGGATGCCAAGTTACAATGTTATACGGAAAATACCGATTTAAAGACTTTCTTACAAGAAAATCAAGAAGCCTTGGAGATGGCTTTAATTGTGTCTCAAATAGAAATCTTGACAGAAAAAACCGAAGCATTTTCGGCAGGAGAAGAGTACAAAGACTTATTCTTGCAAGTTCTTCACGCTGACGGAGAAAAATGCGACAGATGTTGGAAATATTCTACAGAATTAGGAAGTGTAGAGGGGCATCCGCATATTTGCCCAAGATGTAGTTCTGTAGTAGAATAG
- the lspA gene encoding signal peptidase II produces the protein MIYIILFVMLLLLDQFTKYIVEQSFYLSESIPIIDDVFNLTYVENRGIAFGLFQGRLNIISILTVVAIVAIFVYVLRNKKTLSMLEHFGYTFILSGAVGNMIDRLFRGFVVDMLDFRGIWSFVFNLADVWINVGVFMLIIDYLILHRNEK, from the coding sequence ATGATATATATAATTTTATTTGTGATGTTATTACTGTTAGATCAATTTACAAAATATATTGTGGAACAAAGTTTTTATTTATCAGAGAGCATTCCTATCATCGATGATGTTTTTAATCTGACCTATGTAGAAAATAGAGGAATTGCTTTTGGTTTGTTTCAAGGAAGATTGAATATTATTTCTATTTTGACGGTGGTTGCGATTGTGGCAATCTTTGTCTATGTATTACGGAATAAAAAAACTCTTTCTATGCTGGAACATTTCGGATATACTTTTATTTTGTCGGGAGCAGTCGGAAATATGATAGACCGACTGTTTCGAGGCTTTGTTGTTGATATGTTGGATTTTCGTGGAATTTGGTCTTTTGTATTTAACTTAGCAGATGTTTGGATCAATGTGGGAGTTTTCATGTTAATCATAGATTATCTTATCCTACATCGAAATGAAAAATAG
- the glyQ gene encoding glycine--tRNA ligase subunit alpha produces the protein MTFQEIIFALQKFWGSHGCVLGNPYDIEKGAGTFNPNTFLMSLGPEPWNVAYVEPSRRPKDGRYGENPNRVYQHHQFQVIMKPSPINIQELYLESLRVLGIEPEKHDIRFVEDDWESPTLGAWGLGWEVWLDGMEVTQFTYFQQVGGLELDVVPVEITYGLERLALYIQDKENVYDLEWTNGIKYGDIRYQFEYENSKYSFELASLEKHFAWFDEFEEEAGNILEEGLVLPAYDYVLKCSHVFNILDSRGAISTTERMAYILRVRNLARRCAEVFVQNRKDLGYPLLKKEAK, from the coding sequence ATGACGTTTCAAGAAATTATTTTTGCTTTGCAAAAATTCTGGGGTTCACATGGTTGTGTACTGGGAAACCCATATGATATTGAAAAAGGAGCGGGAACCTTCAATCCGAATACATTTTTAATGTCACTTGGACCGGAACCGTGGAATGTGGCTTATGTGGAACCGTCAAGAAGACCGAAAGACGGAAGATATGGAGAAAATCCAAATCGGGTATATCAACATCATCAGTTCCAAGTGATTATGAAACCGTCACCTATTAATATTCAAGAATTGTATTTGGAAAGTTTACGAGTGTTAGGGATTGAACCTGAAAAGCATGATATTCGTTTTGTGGAAGATGACTGGGAATCTCCAACCTTAGGAGCTTGGGGACTTGGTTGGGAAGTTTGGTTGGACGGAATGGAAGTAACACAATTCACCTATTTCCAACAAGTAGGAGGATTGGAATTGGATGTCGTTCCAGTAGAAATTACCTATGGATTGGAAAGATTGGCTCTGTATATTCAAGATAAAGAAAATGTTTATGACTTAGAGTGGACGAATGGAATTAAATATGGGGATATTCGTTATCAATTTGAATATGAAAATTCTAAGTATTCTTTTGAATTGGCAAGCTTGGAAAAACATTTTGCATGGTTTGATGAATTCGAAGAAGAAGCCGGAAACATTTTAGAAGAGGGACTGGTTCTTCCTGCCTATGACTATGTGTTAAAATGTTCTCATGTATTTAATATTTTAGATTCCAGAGGGGCTATTTCCACAACAGAAAGAATGGCATATATTCTAAGAGTTCGAAATCTTGCTAGAAGATGTGCAGAAGTATTTGTACAAAATAGAAAAGACTTAGGGTATCCTTTGTTGAAGAAGGAGGCAAAATAA